One Triticum dicoccoides isolate Atlit2015 ecotype Zavitan chromosome 5B, WEW_v2.0, whole genome shotgun sequence genomic window carries:
- the LOC119312802 gene encoding probable ion channel CASTOR isoform X2: MPLDPDHSPSPPPQPPHRDWFFPPAPPFLPSSSRSLGPRAPFPSTSRSYKPYSPADRRPLPAPRSRSRSPHPSPEQQSPQPPSAPRLRGWDPRYAGVRRGDAQAPAAAAAPPAAPPAVPDRKSPPASALTLRWSGMLSAAAILLCFASLLHRNFSLHDQVHHLRGQLGAATAKLQSCIVVMDSSLDMSSAFSDQSNDEFVPSRSLKNFSLLLSLSALYAPIIILKYIDLLSRLRRSRGSEDVAFNKRLAYRVDIFLSLHPYAKPLVLLVGTMLLIGLGGLALYGVTDDSLSDCLWLSWTFVADAGNHANAVGLGPKLVSVSISIGGMLVFAMMLGLVTDSISEKFDSLRKGRSEVIEQSHTLILGWSDKLGSLLNQICIANESLGGGTIVVMAERDKEEMEADIAKMEFDLKGTAVICRSGSPLILADLKKVSVSKARAIVVLAEEGNADQSDARALRIVLSLTGVKEGLRGHIVVELSDLDNEVLVKLVGGDLVETVVAHDVIGRLMIQCARQPGLAQIWEDILGFENCEFYIKRWPQLVGMQFEDVLISFPDAVPCGIKMASYGGKIILNPDDCYVLQEGDEVIVIAEDDDTYTPAPLPKVKEAVYIDIVRHERNSQKILLCGMRRDIDDMIVVLDAFLAPGSELWMFNDVPEIDRERKLIEGGLDFSRLENITLVHREGNAVIRRHLESLPLESFDSILILADESVEDSAIQADSRSLATLLLIRDIQAKRLPYKEAIGSDGFRRSLSEGSWMGEMQQASDKSVIISEILDPRTKNLLYMSKISDYVLSNELVSMALAMVAEDRQINYVLEELFAEQGNELQIRQSDLYLREDEELSFFEVMLRARQRKEVVIGYRLEDAERAIINPPDKASRRRWSPKDVFVAIAEKE; this comes from the exons ATGCCCCTGGACCCCGAccactcgccgtcgccgccgccgcagccgccgcaccGCGACTGGTTcttcccgccggcgccgcccttcctcccctcctcctccaGGTCCCTCGGACCCAGGGCCCCCTTCCCCTCCACCTCCCGCTCCTACAAGCCCTACTCGCCCGCCGACCGCCGCCCGCTCCCGGCCCcccgctcccgctcccgctcccCGCACCCCTCGCCGGAGCAGCAGTCGCCGCAGCCCCCCTCCGCGCCGCGCCTCCGCGGCTGGGACCCCCGCTACGCGGGCGTCCGCCGCGGCGATGCGCAGGCGCCCGCAGCTGCAGCCGCGCCGCCGGCCGCCCCGCCGGCGGTGCCCGACAGGAAGTCGCCGCCCGCGTCCGCGCTCACCCTCCGTTGGTCCGGGATGCTCTCCGCCGCG GCCATTCTGCTCTGCTTCGCCTCCCTCCTCCACAGGAACTTCTCCCTGCACGACCAGGTCCACCATTTGCGG GGACAGCTTGGCGCGGCCACGGCGAAGCTGCAGTCATGTATCGTCGTCATGGACTCCTCGCTGGACATGAGCAGCGCGTTTTCGGACCAGAGCAACGACGAGTTTGTGCCCAGCAGAAGCCTGAAGAATTTCTCCCTGCTGCTCTCGCTGTCCGCGCTGTATGCGCCGATAATTATTCTCAAGTACATCGACCTTCTGTCCAGGCTGAGGAGATCGCGAGGCTCTGAAGATGTCGCCTTCAACAAGCGGTTGGCGTACAGAGTCGATATATTTTTGTCGCTTCATCCGTACGCTAAACCCTTGGTTCTTCTTGTCGGTACAATGTTGCTTATCGGTCTTGGTGGGCTCGCTCTTTATGGGGTTACTGATGATAGCTTGTCGGATTGCCTCTGGTTATCGTGGACCTTTGTGGCTGATGCGGGAAACCATGCAAATGCCGTGGGCCTTGGGCCTAAGTTGGTTTCAGTTTCAATCAGTATTGGTGGGATGTTGGTTTTTGCCATGATGCTTGGTCTTGTGACTGATTCAATCtcagagaagtttgattctttgagGAAAGGAAGGAGCGAGGTCATAGAGCAGAGTCACACCCTGATCCTTGGGTggagtgacaagttg GGATCTTTACTGAACCAAATTTGTATTGCTAACGAAAGTTTGGGAGGAGGGACTATCGTAGTGATGGCCGAGAGAGACAAAGAGGAAATGGAAGCAGATATTGCTAAAATGGAGTTTGACTTGAAAGGAACGGCTGTAATATGCAGAAGTGGAAGCCCTTTGATTCTGGCTGACTTGAAAAAG GTCTCAGTTTCTAAGGCGCGTGCAATTGTGGTTTTAGCTGAAGAAGGAAATGCTGACCAG AGTGATGCCCGAGCACTGCGAATAGTCTTGAGTTTAACTGGAGTTAAAGAAGGACTAAGAGGTCACATTGTTGTTGAGCTTAGTGATCTTGACAATGAAGTGCTAGTCAAACTTGTTGGTGGAGACCTTGTGGAAACTGTTGTTGCACATGATGTAATAGGTCGGTTGATGATACAATGCGCGCGTCAGCCGGGCCTTGCTCAG ATATGGGAAGATATCCTTGGCTTCGAGAACTGTGAATTCTATATTAAAAGATGGCCTCAGTTGGTCGGAATGCAATTTGAAGATGTGCTGATTAGTTTTCCTGATGCTGTTCCATGTGGAATAAAGATGGCATCTTACGGGGGCAAGATTATTTTAAATCCTGATGATTGTTATGTCTTGCAAGAGGGCGATGAGGTGATAGtaattgcagaggatgatgatACATATACCCCAGCACCATTACCCAAG GTTAAAGAAGCTGTTTACATAGACATTGTTCGCCATGAAAGAAACTCCCAGAAGATTCTTCTTTGTGGAATGCGACGGGATATAGATGATATGATTGTG GTACTGGATGCTTTCCTAGCTCCAGGGTCAGAGTTGTGGATGTTCAATGATGTCCCTGAGATAGATAGAGAAAGAAAGCTAATTGAAGGAGGTCTGGACTTTAGTCGTCTTGAAAATATTACGTTGGTTCATCGAGAAGGAAATGCTGTTATTCGCCGTCACTTGGAGAGCCTCCCTTTAGAGTCGTTTGATTCT ATATTGATTTTGGCAGATGAATCTGTAGAAGATTCAGCAATCCAAGCTGATTCGAGGTCTCTTGCAACGTTACTGTTGATCAGAGATATTCAG GCAAAACGTCTTCCATACAAGGAAGCGATTGGTTCAGATGGTTTCCGAAGAAGCTTATCAGAAGGTTCTTGGATGGGAGAGATGCAACAAGCATCTGATAAATCTGTTATAATCAGTGAGATATTGGATCCTAGGACTAAAAATTTATTATACATGTCAAAAATAAGCGACTATGTTCTTTCAAATGAACTCGTGAGCATGGCATTGGCAATGGTTGCAGAAGATCGCCAAATAAATTATGTCTTGGAGGAGCTCTTTGCTGAACAG GGGAATGAACTGCAAATACGACAATCTGACCTGTACCTTCGAGAAGACGAGGAGCTAAGCTTCTTCGAGGTCATGCTACGAGCTAGGCAGAGGAAAGAGGTTGTCATCGGGTACCGTCTTGAGGACGCCGAGCGTGCCATAATCAATCCACCAGACAAAGCTTCAAGGAGAAGGTGGTCACCCAAGGATGTTTTTGTTGCTATAGCCGAGAAAGAATGA
- the LOC119312802 gene encoding probable ion channel CASTOR isoform X1, translated as MPLDPDHSPSPPPQPPHRDWFFPPAPPFLPSSSRSLGPRAPFPSTSRSYKPYSPADRRPLPAPRSRSRSPHPSPEQQSPQPPSAPRLRGWDPRYAGVRRGDAQAPAAAAAPPAAPPAVPDRKSPPASALTLRWSGMLSAAAILLCFASLLHRNFSLHDQVHHLRGQLGAATAKLQSCIVVMDSSLDMSSAFSDQSNDEFVPSRSLKNFSLLLSLSALYAPIIILKYIDLLSRLRRSRGSEDVAFNKRLAYRVDIFLSLHPYAKPLVLLVGTMLLIGLGGLALYGVTDDSLSDCLWLSWTFVADAGNHANAVGLGPKLVSVSISIGGMLVFAMMLGLVTDSISEKFDSLRKGRSEVIEQSHTLILGWSDKLGSLLNQICIANESLGGGTIVVMAERDKEEMEADIAKMEFDLKGTAVICRSGSPLILADLKKVSVSKARAIVVLAEEGNADQSDARALRIVLSLTGVKEGLRGHIVVELSDLDNEVLVKLVGGDLVETVVAHDVIGRLMIQCARQPGLAQIWEDILGFENCEFYIKRWPQLVGMQFEDVLISFPDAVPCGIKMASYGGKIILNPDDCYVLQEGDEVIVIAEDDDTYTPAPLPKVRRGYPPKDFVGPKSPERILFCGWRRDMEDMIMVLDAFLAPGSELWMFNDVPEIDRERKLIEGGLDFSRLENITLVHREGNAVIRRHLESLPLESFDSILILADESVEDSAIQADSRSLATLLLIRDIQAKRLPYKEAIGSDGFRRSLSEGSWMGEMQQASDKSVIISEILDPRTKNLLYMSKISDYVLSNELVSMALAMVAEDRQINYVLEELFAEQGNELQIRQSDLYLREDEELSFFEVMLRARQRKEVVIGYRLEDAERAIINPPDKASRRRWSPKDVFVAIAEKE; from the exons ATGCCCCTGGACCCCGAccactcgccgtcgccgccgccgcagccgccgcaccGCGACTGGTTcttcccgccggcgccgcccttcctcccctcctcctccaGGTCCCTCGGACCCAGGGCCCCCTTCCCCTCCACCTCCCGCTCCTACAAGCCCTACTCGCCCGCCGACCGCCGCCCGCTCCCGGCCCcccgctcccgctcccgctcccCGCACCCCTCGCCGGAGCAGCAGTCGCCGCAGCCCCCCTCCGCGCCGCGCCTCCGCGGCTGGGACCCCCGCTACGCGGGCGTCCGCCGCGGCGATGCGCAGGCGCCCGCAGCTGCAGCCGCGCCGCCGGCCGCCCCGCCGGCGGTGCCCGACAGGAAGTCGCCGCCCGCGTCCGCGCTCACCCTCCGTTGGTCCGGGATGCTCTCCGCCGCG GCCATTCTGCTCTGCTTCGCCTCCCTCCTCCACAGGAACTTCTCCCTGCACGACCAGGTCCACCATTTGCGG GGACAGCTTGGCGCGGCCACGGCGAAGCTGCAGTCATGTATCGTCGTCATGGACTCCTCGCTGGACATGAGCAGCGCGTTTTCGGACCAGAGCAACGACGAGTTTGTGCCCAGCAGAAGCCTGAAGAATTTCTCCCTGCTGCTCTCGCTGTCCGCGCTGTATGCGCCGATAATTATTCTCAAGTACATCGACCTTCTGTCCAGGCTGAGGAGATCGCGAGGCTCTGAAGATGTCGCCTTCAACAAGCGGTTGGCGTACAGAGTCGATATATTTTTGTCGCTTCATCCGTACGCTAAACCCTTGGTTCTTCTTGTCGGTACAATGTTGCTTATCGGTCTTGGTGGGCTCGCTCTTTATGGGGTTACTGATGATAGCTTGTCGGATTGCCTCTGGTTATCGTGGACCTTTGTGGCTGATGCGGGAAACCATGCAAATGCCGTGGGCCTTGGGCCTAAGTTGGTTTCAGTTTCAATCAGTATTGGTGGGATGTTGGTTTTTGCCATGATGCTTGGTCTTGTGACTGATTCAATCtcagagaagtttgattctttgagGAAAGGAAGGAGCGAGGTCATAGAGCAGAGTCACACCCTGATCCTTGGGTggagtgacaagttg GGATCTTTACTGAACCAAATTTGTATTGCTAACGAAAGTTTGGGAGGAGGGACTATCGTAGTGATGGCCGAGAGAGACAAAGAGGAAATGGAAGCAGATATTGCTAAAATGGAGTTTGACTTGAAAGGAACGGCTGTAATATGCAGAAGTGGAAGCCCTTTGATTCTGGCTGACTTGAAAAAG GTCTCAGTTTCTAAGGCGCGTGCAATTGTGGTTTTAGCTGAAGAAGGAAATGCTGACCAG AGTGATGCCCGAGCACTGCGAATAGTCTTGAGTTTAACTGGAGTTAAAGAAGGACTAAGAGGTCACATTGTTGTTGAGCTTAGTGATCTTGACAATGAAGTGCTAGTCAAACTTGTTGGTGGAGACCTTGTGGAAACTGTTGTTGCACATGATGTAATAGGTCGGTTGATGATACAATGCGCGCGTCAGCCGGGCCTTGCTCAG ATATGGGAAGATATCCTTGGCTTCGAGAACTGTGAATTCTATATTAAAAGATGGCCTCAGTTGGTCGGAATGCAATTTGAAGATGTGCTGATTAGTTTTCCTGATGCTGTTCCATGTGGAATAAAGATGGCATCTTACGGGGGCAAGATTATTTTAAATCCTGATGATTGTTATGTCTTGCAAGAGGGCGATGAGGTGATAGtaattgcagaggatgatgatACATATACCCCAGCACCATTACCCAAG GTTAGGAGAGGCTACCCGCCTAAAGATTTTGTTGGTCCAAAGTCTCCTGAAAGAATATTATTTTGTGGTTGGCGACGTGATATGGAGGATATGATAATG GTACTGGATGCTTTCCTAGCTCCAGGGTCAGAGTTGTGGATGTTCAATGATGTCCCTGAGATAGATAGAGAAAGAAAGCTAATTGAAGGAGGTCTGGACTTTAGTCGTCTTGAAAATATTACGTTGGTTCATCGAGAAGGAAATGCTGTTATTCGCCGTCACTTGGAGAGCCTCCCTTTAGAGTCGTTTGATTCT ATATTGATTTTGGCAGATGAATCTGTAGAAGATTCAGCAATCCAAGCTGATTCGAGGTCTCTTGCAACGTTACTGTTGATCAGAGATATTCAG GCAAAACGTCTTCCATACAAGGAAGCGATTGGTTCAGATGGTTTCCGAAGAAGCTTATCAGAAGGTTCTTGGATGGGAGAGATGCAACAAGCATCTGATAAATCTGTTATAATCAGTGAGATATTGGATCCTAGGACTAAAAATTTATTATACATGTCAAAAATAAGCGACTATGTTCTTTCAAATGAACTCGTGAGCATGGCATTGGCAATGGTTGCAGAAGATCGCCAAATAAATTATGTCTTGGAGGAGCTCTTTGCTGAACAG GGGAATGAACTGCAAATACGACAATCTGACCTGTACCTTCGAGAAGACGAGGAGCTAAGCTTCTTCGAGGTCATGCTACGAGCTAGGCAGAGGAAAGAGGTTGTCATCGGGTACCGTCTTGAGGACGCCGAGCGTGCCATAATCAATCCACCAGACAAAGCTTCAAGGAGAAGGTGGTCACCCAAGGATGTTTTTGTTGCTATAGCCGAGAAAGAATGA